A genome region from Micromonospora inyonensis includes the following:
- a CDS encoding nucleotidyltransferase domain-containing protein, which produces MEPSVKIVLDRVRDGVADLPGIAGIALGGSHARGTADANSDIDVGLYYHRNERPDMQLLREVFTALDDAGAPAGVGGYGDWGPWINGGAWLQVAGRKTDILLRELERVDDVVRECVAGRPQICYQVGHPHGFCTVIYAGEVSYNQLVHDPQHRLEELRALTRPYPQPLRRAILDQFGWEAGFALGTATSAAKRGDAAYVIGCVFRSIACLNQVVFALNGEYLTNEKGALAIAGGMPLVPTDYVARVNQAIALTSAAPEASIGALDLLHDLHAETMSLGGGS; this is translated from the coding sequence ATGGAACCGAGCGTCAAGATTGTGCTGGACCGGGTCCGGGACGGCGTAGCCGATCTACCGGGGATCGCCGGAATCGCGCTTGGCGGATCCCACGCGCGGGGCACTGCGGACGCCAACTCCGACATCGACGTTGGGCTCTACTACCATCGGAACGAGCGGCCGGACATGCAGCTCCTCCGCGAGGTGTTCACCGCACTGGACGACGCCGGCGCACCAGCAGGCGTCGGCGGGTATGGCGACTGGGGCCCCTGGATCAACGGCGGTGCCTGGCTGCAGGTCGCCGGGCGCAAGACCGACATCCTGCTGCGCGAGCTGGAGCGGGTGGACGACGTGGTCCGCGAGTGCGTCGCAGGGCGGCCGCAGATCTGTTACCAGGTCGGTCACCCGCACGGCTTCTGTACCGTCATCTACGCCGGAGAGGTCTCCTACAACCAGCTGGTACACGATCCGCAGCACCGGCTCGAGGAGCTTCGTGCGCTGACCCGGCCCTACCCGCAACCGCTCCGGCGGGCGATCCTCGACCAGTTCGGCTGGGAGGCGGGCTTCGCGCTCGGCACGGCCACGAGCGCCGCCAAGCGTGGCGACGCGGCCTACGTGATCGGCTGTGTGTTTCGCTCGATTGCCTGCCTGAACCAGGTAGTCTTCGCGCTCAACGGTGAGTACCTGACCAACGAGAAGGGGGCCCTGGCAATCGCTGGCGGGATGCCCCTCGTTCCCACCGACTATGTGGCCCGGGTCAACCAGGCGATCGCCCTGACGTCGGCGGCCCCGGAAGCGTCGATCGGCGCCCTGGATCTGTTGCACGACCTCCATGCCGAGACGATGTCGCTTGGCGGAGGCTCGTGA
- a CDS encoding AAA family ATPase produces MALWLVTGIPGSGKSTTARALARSVGRGVHIEGDLLQRMIVSGGVPPRPEADAESERQIGLNIRHQCMLARSFRAESFAVVIDYVVANRRRLDQYLGLLAPEQVALVVLCPSMETAEARDLARTTKRVLPAWRHLADEIRAELSGTGLWLDNTGLSVEETVRQIHAGSRTARISHQSSA; encoded by the coding sequence ATGGCACTGTGGCTCGTCACGGGGATCCCGGGCTCCGGCAAATCCACCACCGCGCGGGCCCTGGCACGAAGCGTCGGGCGGGGGGTGCACATCGAGGGCGATCTCCTGCAACGGATGATCGTCAGTGGTGGTGTACCGCCTCGGCCCGAGGCCGACGCCGAGTCCGAGCGGCAGATCGGCTTGAACATCCGGCATCAGTGCATGCTCGCTCGGTCGTTCCGGGCGGAGTCGTTCGCGGTGGTCATCGACTACGTGGTGGCCAACCGGCGCCGCCTGGATCAGTATCTCGGCCTCCTCGCCCCGGAACAGGTCGCCCTGGTGGTGCTCTGTCCCTCGATGGAGACCGCGGAGGCCCGCGACCTTGCCAGGACGACGAAGAGGGTGTTGCCCGCGTGGCGGCATTTGGCCGACGAGATCCGTGCAGAGTTGTCCGGGACCGGACTCTGGCTCGACAACACCGGGCTGAGCGTCGAGGAGACCGTTCGGCAGATCCACGCCGGGTCGAGGACAGCTCGCATCTCACATCAATCTTCGGCGTGA
- a CDS encoding Gfo/Idh/MocA family protein, giving the protein MTAIAVLGTGRMGTVHARNLRAADPTLELVFFDVSRNAATALCAHVAGRVADTLADALTGVDGAVVATPSDSHYDVARAAISRGITVFCEKPMVIGLTEADKIVTLAERFDVQVQVGFQRRCDPDYVALKNAVRSLRHGDPLLIRAVAADRWPPSTEFMAHSGGIVRDCLIHDLDVVPWMTGRDVSSVYAQGAILTAGSYAEHDDHDMVTVVLTLDGGAHAVLTASRTNPLGYDHRIEFLGTAGTASVGLDRRTPIRRTDEECRPETVYEDFRERFAAAYAAEMMAFLRLVAGDGENPCPAREARKALVLAEAVERSIRLGRPVNLTGPVRTSGL; this is encoded by the coding sequence ATGACGGCAATCGCGGTGCTGGGTACCGGCCGCATGGGTACCGTCCACGCACGCAACCTCCGCGCGGCGGACCCTACGCTTGAACTGGTGTTTTTTGATGTTTCCAGGAACGCGGCGACTGCGTTGTGCGCGCACGTCGCGGGTCGTGTCGCGGATACGCTGGCCGATGCGCTCACCGGAGTGGACGGGGCCGTTGTTGCGACGCCTTCCGATAGTCATTACGACGTGGCGCGGGCCGCGATCTCCCGCGGCATTACCGTCTTCTGCGAGAAGCCGATGGTTATCGGGCTCACCGAAGCCGACAAGATCGTCACATTGGCGGAAAGGTTCGACGTCCAGGTCCAGGTCGGATTCCAGCGCCGGTGCGACCCTGATTACGTGGCCTTGAAGAACGCCGTCCGCAGTCTCCGCCACGGCGACCCGTTGCTGATTCGCGCGGTCGCCGCCGACCGGTGGCCACCGTCGACGGAATTCATGGCGCATTCCGGTGGAATCGTTCGTGACTGTCTGATCCACGACTTGGACGTGGTGCCGTGGATGACGGGGCGCGATGTGAGCTCGGTCTACGCGCAGGGGGCAATCCTCACTGCCGGATCCTACGCGGAGCATGACGACCATGACATGGTGACCGTGGTGCTGACCCTTGACGGCGGCGCGCACGCGGTGTTGACGGCCAGCCGGACGAACCCGCTCGGGTACGACCACCGCATCGAATTCCTGGGCACCGCCGGCACGGCGAGCGTCGGCCTGGACCGTCGAACCCCGATCCGCCGGACCGACGAGGAGTGCCGTCCGGAGACGGTGTACGAGGACTTCAGAGAGCGCTTCGCGGCCGCGTACGCCGCAGAGATGATGGCATTTCTGCGGTTGGTCGCCGGCGACGGCGAAAATCCCTGCCCGGCCCGCGAGGCCCGGAAAGCGCTTGTTCTCGCGGAGGCCGTTGAGCGGTCGATCCGGCTCGGTCGCCCGGTGAATTTGACCGGACCCGTGCGAACATCCGGATTGTGA